The Exiguobacterium acetylicum genome includes a window with the following:
- a CDS encoding ABC transporter permease subunit encodes MRRTLMRDPVFWLCLFLLTGLLLLSFGNTIFRDGQVDQISNRYAEDGTFLATSPLEPSSDQWLGTDRSGYDLFQLMIEGFKWTVGICMIVALGRMLLSLIIAIPLAFRSARVNRYLKLVLDGFLVLPLSLVALLILLPSLTFFDSTAIPSLFDRVSFELTILILLGLPALSLYLIAETRQLLSQEFMIVAQTLGGSPWHRFRRHIWPHLVPTLTIVFMQQFIQTLMLLVHLSLFDIFFAGTVNLHVGTAPTIFEWSSMFGYYFNQFSATSWLNHMFLVPLIGLALVVFFSNLFMSRLERAFRFRQQLKPITLSASRAQDEAAATSMVDPFTPVALKTHRDSD; translated from the coding sequence ATGCGCCGCACCTTGATGCGAGATCCTGTCTTCTGGCTATGTTTATTTTTACTCACCGGTTTACTACTCCTTAGTTTTGGAAATACGATTTTCCGTGACGGTCAAGTCGATCAAATCTCGAACCGGTATGCTGAAGACGGTACGTTTCTTGCAACGTCTCCTTTAGAACCTTCAAGTGATCAATGGCTTGGTACGGATCGATCCGGCTATGATCTCTTTCAATTGATGATCGAAGGGTTCAAATGGACGGTCGGTATTTGTATGATTGTCGCTCTCGGTCGAATGCTTCTTTCGCTAATTATTGCGATTCCGTTAGCTTTCCGAAGTGCTCGCGTCAATCGATACTTAAAACTTGTTCTTGATGGATTTTTAGTCTTACCGCTCTCTCTTGTCGCTTTGTTAATTTTGCTTCCATCACTCACGTTCTTTGATTCGACTGCGATTCCATCGTTATTCGACCGCGTGTCGTTTGAATTAACTATCTTGATTTTGCTCGGTCTTCCTGCTTTATCGCTTTATCTGATTGCTGAGACCCGTCAGTTGCTTAGTCAAGAATTCATGATTGTTGCCCAGACGCTTGGTGGCAGTCCATGGCATCGGTTCAGACGTCACATTTGGCCACATCTTGTTCCCACGTTGACAATCGTTTTCATGCAACAGTTCATCCAAACGTTGATGTTACTCGTTCACTTATCACTCTTTGATATTTTCTTTGCCGGAACAGTTAATTTACATGTAGGAACTGCTCCAACGATTTTTGAATGGTCGTCGATGTTCGGCTATTACTTCAACCAGTTTTCGGCGACGTCTTGGCTCAATCATATGTTCCTCGTTCCGCTCATTGGACTAGCATTAGTCGTCTTTTTCAGCAATCTATTCATGAGTCGACTTGAACGAGCCTTCCGCTTCCGCCAGCAACTAAAACCAATCACGCTATCGGCATCCCGTGCTCAAGACGAAGCAGCCGCGACGTCGATGGTTGATCCCTTTACACCCGTTGCACTGAAAACTCATCGCGATTCTGATTGA
- a CDS encoding ABC transporter permease subunit codes for MVFIARKSMQLIVAFFVLIAISALPALVAQMKFNPASYWEGLKQQFAQLTKLDEITYFNVTAQKEFLLLPTISPFIKETLIIFTTAMLVSAVCAILYVYLFYRSGRKTRMMLKQTTRTLEMVPDLFWIILSQFLVLYLFKTTGYDKIEIAGSYAEYIRFLPILTLTLTTLFFFIKWLTTQVLEQEAAPFLELARAKGIRPAALFWKHLIPTMIYRFYLFFRANIITVLSSLVIIEYTFEVQGMFRFVFYNGQMPILMVILFLIYLPIFVIDLLAEWLIPNAWKGGI; via the coding sequence ATGGTATTTATCGCCCGAAAATCGATGCAGCTCATCGTGGCATTTTTTGTCTTGATTGCGATCAGCGCCCTTCCGGCGCTCGTCGCCCAAATGAAATTCAATCCAGCAAGCTACTGGGAAGGTCTCAAGCAGCAATTTGCTCAATTAACGAAACTTGATGAAATTACCTATTTCAACGTGACCGCTCAAAAAGAATTCTTGTTGCTTCCTACCATCAGTCCTTTTATTAAAGAGACGTTGATCATCTTCACGACAGCTATGCTGGTCTCCGCTGTGTGTGCGATTTTATACGTTTATTTGTTTTATCGAAGTGGCAGAAAAACGCGCATGATGCTGAAGCAGACGACACGAACGCTTGAGATGGTTCCGGACTTGTTCTGGATCATTCTTTCACAATTCCTTGTCCTCTATCTGTTTAAAACGACCGGGTATGACAAAATTGAAATTGCGGGATCCTATGCTGAGTACATTCGTTTTTTACCGATTCTTACGCTAACGTTGACAACACTGTTCTTCTTCATCAAATGGTTGACGACTCAAGTACTTGAACAAGAAGCCGCCCCATTCCTAGAACTAGCACGGGCAAAAGGCATTCGTCCTGCCGCTCTTTTCTGGAAACACTTAATCCCGACGATGATTTATCGATTTTATCTGTTTTTCCGAGCAAACATCATTACCGTTTTATCGAGCTTAGTGATCATTGAGTACACGTTCGAAGTACAAGGCATGTTCCGATTCGTCTTTTATAATGGACAAATGCCGATTTTGATGGTCATCTTGTTCCTCATCTATTTACCGATTTTTGTTATTGATTTGTTGGCGGAATGGCTGATTCCGAACGCCTGGAAAGGAGGGATTTGA